The following coding sequences lie in one Sphingobium sp. KCTC 72723 genomic window:
- a CDS encoding ISNCY family transposase encodes MAVLRMSTEELSRVETLMHVVSGRMTVTQAARLMSVSRRHAHRLLTRYLDDGSSGLLSRRRGRPSNRRLDDAIRDQIVALVRTHYHDFGPTLAAEYLAERHDLRISREKLRQMMIEAGIWKDRQARRPRPYQPRYRRDCRGELIQIDGSKHWWFEDRGPQCTLLVYIDDATSELMHLRMVESESTFAYMEATRAYIERHGKPVAFYSDKHSVFRNARASAARGDGMTHFGRALDALNIEIICANSPQAKGRVERANATLQDRLVKAMRLEGISSIADANAFLDSYMGRHNERFARPAFDVRDLHRPLAPHDDLRSIMVWREQRTVTAALTLHYNKAMFILEPNDVSEKLARKRVTVCEYPDGRLEIEHEGHVLPYRQFDKMRQVNQPAIVENKHLDAALLLARQMQAIMPHHRKRNNDAPARRDQPMHLFPEPDPPPKIDRRKLGGSKLKRGPRLSDAELRERRTLGFV; translated from the coding sequence ATGGCGGTGTTGCGTATGAGTACCGAGGAGCTTTCGCGGGTCGAGACGCTGATGCATGTGGTTTCAGGTCGCATGACCGTCACCCAGGCCGCAAGGCTGATGAGCGTCAGCCGCCGCCACGCCCATCGACTGCTGACCCGTTACCTTGACGATGGATCATCCGGGCTTTTGTCGCGCCGCCGTGGTCGACCAAGTAACCGGCGCTTGGATGATGCCATCAGAGATCAGATTGTCGCACTGGTTCGGACCCATTATCATGATTTTGGGCCTACATTGGCTGCGGAGTATTTGGCCGAACGGCATGATCTCCGGATCTCGCGTGAGAAGCTGCGGCAGATGATGATCGAGGCCGGGATTTGGAAGGATCGTCAGGCTCGCCGTCCTCGCCCCTATCAGCCGCGCTACCGCCGGGATTGTCGGGGCGAACTGATCCAGATCGACGGCTCAAAACATTGGTGGTTCGAAGACCGCGGCCCGCAATGCACATTGCTGGTCTATATCGACGACGCGACCAGCGAACTGATGCACCTCAGGATGGTCGAGAGCGAGAGCACCTTCGCTTACATGGAGGCGACCCGCGCGTATATCGAACGGCACGGCAAGCCGGTGGCCTTTTATTCCGACAAGCACAGTGTTTTCCGGAACGCGCGGGCCAGCGCCGCGCGTGGCGACGGGATGACGCATTTTGGCCGTGCGCTGGATGCTCTGAACATCGAGATCATCTGCGCCAACTCGCCACAGGCCAAGGGCCGCGTCGAGCGGGCCAACGCCACCTTGCAGGATCGCCTGGTGAAAGCGATGCGACTGGAGGGTATCTCGTCGATCGCGGACGCAAACGCTTTCCTCGACAGTTATATGGGCAGGCACAACGAGCGGTTTGCCCGCCCTGCCTTCGATGTCCGCGATCTGCACCGCCCGCTTGCCCCGCATGACGATCTGCGCTCGATCATGGTCTGGCGGGAGCAGCGAACGGTGACGGCAGCGCTGACGCTGCACTACAACAAGGCGATGTTCATCCTGGAGCCGAACGATGTCAGCGAAAAGCTGGCGCGCAAGCGGGTGACGGTCTGCGAATATCCCGACGGTCGACTGGAGATCGAGCATGAGGGCCATGTCCTGCCCTATCGTCAGTTCGACAAGATGCGGCAGGTGAACCAGCCTGCCATTGTCGAGAACAAGCATCTGGACGCAGCGTTGCTGCTGGCCCGGCAGATGCAGGCGATTATGCCGCATCACCGTAAGCGCAACAACGACGCCCCTGCCCGCCGTGACCAACCCATGCATCTGTTCCCCGAGCCAGACCCGCCACCAAAGATCGACCGCCGCAAACTGGGTGGGTCAAAGCTCAAGCGCGGCCCAAGGCTGAGCGATGCAGAGTTGCGCGAACGCCGCACGCTCGGCTTCGTGTAG
- a CDS encoding ThuA domain-containing protein, with amino-acid sequence MREMDGAGKRAGHSSVGAMENDRRGIRAAFPWASRHANPDTITGQAEDAAMKAMLAGLMLIGLATGVAQAAEVKDCPLRDAAFSVDAPIVDLLLSAKAKSILEAQAPDIFSALPPRFFSTQAPTFAAILTVRELAAMKGIAPATVARIDAALRPIAVTPADKVARCARYDNDVPRFRLPKRKPAVLLFEKMTGFRDGPSVDAAREAFEAMAKRKGWAIVVTDRGGAMNPATLRQFDAVIWNNVSGDVLTLAQRRAFRDYMEQGGGFIGVHGSAGDPATFWDWYVDGLIGARFAGHPMNPQFQDARIMVEGKDHAVAQGLPSEWVMNDEWYSFKTNPRSTGATIIATLDEKSYKQAGFAGQALTMGDHPIAWTRCIGKGRMAYAAIGHRPETYGDAHYVRMLENAVD; translated from the coding sequence ATGCGGGAGATGGACGGGGCGGGCAAGCGGGCGGGCCATTCCAGCGTCGGGGCGATGGAGAATGATCGGCGGGGCATCCGGGCCGCCTTCCCATGGGCGTCGCGGCACGCTAACCCTGACACCATAACAGGACAGGCGGAGGATGCGGCGATGAAGGCGATGCTGGCTGGATTGATGCTGATTGGGCTGGCGACGGGGGTGGCGCAGGCGGCTGAGGTAAAGGACTGTCCATTGCGCGACGCCGCATTTTCGGTGGATGCGCCGATCGTGGACCTGTTGCTCAGTGCCAAGGCGAAATCTATATTGGAAGCGCAGGCACCGGACATTTTCAGCGCTCTGCCGCCGCGCTTCTTTTCGACGCAGGCGCCGACCTTTGCCGCGATACTGACGGTGCGCGAACTGGCGGCGATGAAGGGGATCGCTCCGGCAACCGTCGCGCGGATCGACGCGGCGTTACGGCCGATCGCAGTTACTCCGGCGGACAAGGTCGCGCGTTGCGCGCGCTATGACAATGACGTGCCGCGCTTTCGCTTGCCCAAACGCAAGCCTGCGGTCTTGCTGTTCGAGAAGATGACCGGATTTCGCGATGGTCCTTCGGTCGATGCGGCGCGCGAGGCGTTCGAGGCGATGGCGAAGCGCAAGGGATGGGCGATCGTCGTTACCGACAGAGGCGGGGCAATGAACCCGGCGACGTTGCGGCAGTTCGATGCCGTCATCTGGAACAATGTCAGCGGAGACGTGCTGACGCTGGCGCAGCGCAGGGCGTTTCGCGACTATATGGAGCAGGGTGGCGGCTTCATCGGCGTGCATGGGTCGGCGGGCGATCCGGCAACATTTTGGGACTGGTATGTCGACGGGCTGATCGGGGCGCGCTTTGCCGGGCATCCGATGAACCCGCAATTTCAGGATGCGCGGATCATGGTCGAGGGTAAAGACCATGCCGTGGCGCAGGGTTTGCCAAGCGAATGGGTGATGAACGACGAATGGTATTCGTTCAAGACCAACCCGCGCAGCACGGGTGCGACGATCATCGCGACGCTGGACGAGAAAAGTTACAAGCAGGCAGGATTTGCCGGGCAGGCATTGACGATGGGCGACCATCCGATCGCGTGGACGCGGTGCATCGGCAAGGGCCGCATGGCCTATGCGGCGATCGGGCATCGGCCCGAAACCTATGGCGATGCGCATTATGTGCGGATGCTGGAAAATGCGGTGGATTAG
- a CDS encoding AMP-binding protein, which produces MADTPTTRRMTPTGWSIRWDDAFARAAYADGWWQSQTLGDALRDAARDTPDRILLIDGEHCLTAAALHDQASRLAQAMLSRFAPGSAISFMLPNWHEAAIIYLGATLAGMVANPILPSLRDHDLRFILSDLDSRMIYIPASFRGHDYAAMLARLLPALAAPPQVVVLRGEAEPHSAYADLLAEHHDIPLPTLDPDDVRMAMYTSGTTGRPKGVLHSHNSINALIRQIGTYWLVEPGDRFLVPSPISHIGGAIYAFETPLLLGATAILMEHWNPDDAVRIMLDQGCTHMAGATPFLQHLLASARAAGTCLPDLKLFICGGASVPPALIREAAEYFDRAIVTRVYGSTELPVTTIGVIDSDDGDHAAETDGRPGIATVRIASDGEIRARGPQMMVGYLHAEDEDSAFDADGFYRSGDQGAWADGDHLVVTGRIKDLIIRNGENIAPKEIEDILIAHPGIAEIAIVGIPDARTGERAVAVVVPRGDAALDVPALADFLAGHGVARFKYPESVMLWDALPKNDAGKVLKAAIRATLASG; this is translated from the coding sequence ATGGCCGACACCCCAACCACGCGGCGCATGACCCCGACCGGCTGGTCCATCCGCTGGGACGACGCCTTCGCACGGGCGGCCTATGCCGATGGCTGGTGGCAGTCGCAAACGCTGGGCGACGCGCTGCGCGATGCAGCCCGCGATACGCCCGACCGCATCCTGCTGATCGACGGCGAACATTGCCTGACCGCCGCCGCGCTCCACGATCAGGCCAGTCGCCTGGCGCAGGCGATGCTGTCCCGCTTCGCACCGGGCAGCGCCATTTCCTTCATGCTGCCCAACTGGCATGAAGCGGCCATCATCTATCTGGGCGCAACGCTGGCCGGGATGGTCGCCAATCCCATATTGCCGTCGCTGCGCGACCATGACCTGCGCTTCATCCTGTCCGACCTCGACAGCCGCATGATCTACATCCCCGCCAGCTTTCGCGGTCATGATTATGCCGCGATGCTCGCCCGCCTCCTCCCGGCGCTTGCCGCCCCGCCGCAGGTTGTCGTCCTGCGCGGCGAAGCCGAACCCCACAGCGCTTATGCCGATCTGCTGGCGGAACATCACGACATCCCGCTGCCCACGCTCGACCCCGACGACGTCCGCATGGCCATGTACACCAGCGGCACGACCGGGCGGCCCAAGGGCGTGCTGCACAGCCATAATTCGATCAATGCCCTCATCCGTCAGATCGGCACATACTGGCTGGTCGAACCGGGCGACCGCTTCCTCGTGCCATCCCCCATCAGCCATATCGGCGGCGCGATCTACGCCTTTGAAACGCCGCTGCTGCTGGGTGCGACTGCGATCCTGATGGAACATTGGAACCCGGATGACGCGGTGCGGATCATGCTGGATCAGGGCTGCACCCATATGGCCGGGGCCACGCCCTTCCTGCAACATCTGCTGGCCTCCGCCCGTGCGGCAGGCACATGCCTGCCCGACCTCAAACTGTTCATCTGCGGCGGCGCATCGGTCCCGCCCGCCCTCATCCGTGAAGCGGCGGAATATTTCGATCGGGCCATCGTCACCCGCGTTTACGGATCGACCGAACTGCCCGTCACCACGATCGGCGTCATCGACAGCGACGATGGCGATCATGCCGCCGAAACCGACGGTCGCCCTGGCATCGCGACCGTCCGCATCGCGTCCGACGGTGAGATCCGCGCCCGTGGCCCGCAAATGATGGTCGGCTATCTCCATGCCGAAGATGAGGACAGCGCCTTCGACGCGGACGGCTTCTACCGCAGCGGCGATCAGGGAGCGTGGGCCGATGGCGACCATCTGGTGGTCACTGGCCGCATCAAGGATCTCATCATCCGCAACGGCGAAAACATAGCGCCCAAGGAAATAGAAGATATATTGATCGCTCATCCCGGCATTGCCGAAATCGCCATAGTCGGTATCCCAGACGCCCGGACGGGCGAACGCGCCGTCGCAGTCGTTGTCCCACGCGGCGACGCAGCGCTGGACGTGCCTGCCCTTGCCGATTTCCTCGCCGGGCATGGCGTCGCCCGCTTCAAATATCCCGAAAGCGTCATGCTGTGGGACGCCCTGCCCAAGAACGACGCGGGCAAGGTGCTGAAAGCCGCAATCCGCGCGACGCTGGCGTCTGGCTAA
- a CDS encoding family 43 glycosylhydrolase has product MTISRRDAMTATLAGSALALAGTRPAQAIPVAPADWKRGFDNQRIADLGDGRFLNPLLSGDRPDPAILKDGADYYMTFSTFDSYPGVTIWHSRDLINWEPRGAALQKNIGSVWAVSLEKHEGRYFIYIPVKASPNSIFVIHADSIDGPWSDPIDLKLHAHIDPCHAVGEDGSRWLFLSGGDRIRLSDDGLSTVGAVEHVYDPWRYPDSWDVEGFSPEGPKIHRHGDWFYMLTAVGGTAGPPTGHMVIAARSRSIHGPWEQHPGNPLVRTESLSERWWSRGHASLIEAPDKSWWAVYHGFENGLWTLGRQTLLDPVEWTDDCWFRMTGGDLSQPIAKPRGGKAGPHGMALSDDFSRLNLGAKWNFFRPAADEASRARVEKGALVLKGRGTAPVDSSPLLLIAGDPAYEFQCDIEIAAGGTAGLLLFYDDKLYCGLGFDETRFVTHQYGMERGRPANPHGRRLTMKVTNRNHIVSYHLSGDGGRTWDRFDRGMEVSGYHHNVRGGFLMLRPGLYAAGPGEARFRDFRFRAL; this is encoded by the coding sequence ATGACGATCAGCCGCCGCGATGCGATGACAGCCACTCTGGCGGGGAGCGCACTGGCGCTGGCCGGCACGCGCCCGGCGCAGGCAATTCCGGTTGCGCCCGCCGACTGGAAGCGGGGTTTCGACAATCAGCGTATCGCCGACCTTGGCGATGGGCGCTTCCTCAATCCGCTGCTGTCGGGCGACCGGCCCGACCCGGCCATCCTGAAGGATGGGGCGGATTATTACATGACCTTCTCGACCTTCGACAGCTATCCCGGCGTCACCATCTGGCACAGTCGCGACCTCATCAACTGGGAGCCGCGCGGAGCCGCGTTGCAGAAGAATATCGGATCGGTCTGGGCGGTCAGTCTGGAGAAGCACGAGGGCCGCTACTTCATTTACATCCCGGTCAAGGCCAGTCCAAACAGCATCTTCGTCATCCATGCCGACAGCATCGACGGGCCATGGAGCGACCCCATCGACCTGAAACTGCACGCCCATATCGACCCATGCCATGCAGTGGGGGAGGATGGCAGCCGCTGGCTGTTCCTGTCTGGCGGGGACCGTATTCGTCTGTCCGACGATGGCCTGTCCACCGTCGGCGCTGTCGAGCATGTCTATGACCCGTGGCGCTATCCCGACAGCTGGGATGTCGAGGGATTTTCGCCGGAAGGGCCAAAGATCCACCGCCATGGCGACTGGTTCTACATGTTGACCGCGGTGGGCGGGACGGCAGGGCCGCCGACGGGGCATATGGTGATTGCAGCGCGATCCCGTTCCATCCACGGACCCTGGGAGCAGCATCCGGGCAATCCGCTGGTGCGGACGGAGAGCCTGTCGGAACGCTGGTGGTCGCGGGGCCATGCCAGCCTGATCGAGGCACCGGACAAAAGCTGGTGGGCGGTCTATCACGGTTTCGAAAACGGGCTGTGGACGCTGGGGCGGCAGACGTTGCTCGATCCGGTCGAGTGGACGGACGATTGCTGGTTCCGCATGACAGGTGGCGACCTGTCGCAACCGATCGCAAAGCCGCGCGGGGGCAAGGCCGGGCCGCATGGCATGGCGTTGTCGGATGATTTCAGCCGGCTGAACCTTGGCGCGAAGTGGAATTTCTTTCGTCCTGCCGCCGATGAAGCCAGTCGGGCGCGGGTCGAAAAGGGCGCGCTGGTGCTGAAAGGTCGTGGCACGGCACCTGTCGATTCATCGCCGCTGCTGCTGATTGCGGGCGACCCCGCTTACGAATTTCAATGCGATATCGAGATTGCCGCCGGCGGCACGGCGGGACTGCTCTTATTCTATGACGACAAGCTTTATTGCGGGCTGGGTTTTGACGAGACGCGCTTCGTCACGCACCAATATGGGATGGAGCGAGGGCGGCCAGCCAATCCCCATGGCCGTCGTCTGACAATGAAGGTGACGAACCGCAACCATATCGTCTCCTATCATTTAAGCGGCGATGGCGGGCGGACCTGGGACAGGTTCGACCGGGGGATGGAAGTGTCTGGATATCATCATAATGTGCGTGGCGGTTTCCTGATGCTGCGGCCCGGCCTCTATGCCGCTGGGCCGGGCGAGGCGCGGTTCCGCGATTTCCGGTTCCGCGCGCTTTAG
- a CDS encoding TonB-dependent receptor, whose product MMLAMPASAQDVAQGAAQANSDEGVADIVVTGFRQSLGAAINLKRQSVGSVDAIVAEDIAKFPDQNLAESLQRIPGISIQRDGGEGRAITVRGLGAQFTRVRVNGLETVATSTDGASANRDRAFDFNVFASELFSSLVVHKTAEASLDEGSLGAVVDLNTGNPLAGKEGFTFVGSATGSYNDLSKKWGPRGAALLSWKSPDGQWGVALSAAYSKLDTLQMGNNTVRWSQARFDSVGGTPCFTQSATSSTGLANAGGVYTNGRVAACDKAALAFHPRIPRYGEIAQERERLGITGSIQWSPSDATKVSIDGLFSRFRETREEKWGEVLLRSNERSIDVVNPVYDSNNNMISATLNDAWVRTEHYLRKSQTKFYQIGGTWDQDVSDSFRFTLLGGMSKSDASIPVETTLVFDDRDAQGYSYDYSNSRNPVLKFGTSVTDPANFQLAEIRDRPSATVNKFRTAQLRTEWDVAEGFTIKAGAVYRRFAFDTEGFTRDTVVCGNGGVDRVLGTVNCSPSSAFGPNAIYGLPVTAALSELFTLKGAGAPAGTTTQWLVPNLQTGTDYTKLYQRTAAVDAGNTRGVVEKTTGGYIQFDAKGDVFGLEYAANAGIRYVRTDQSSTGLNNGALVGVLRSYEDWLPAMNIALFPHRDIVVRASVADVLTRPSLGNLTPGGSVDGFNYRVNFGNPFLNPFRATAYDLALEWYFAPQSIASVAVFKKDVQSFPIGQTITGTFASTGLPLSVIPPSSPAAILPERSEGWAISTIVNGTGASLKGIELSVQAPFTFLPGFLSRFGGIVNATFVDSSANYTVSGPAVVPGGGNIAAVRNATLFGLSKRAFNGTIYYEDEKFSARASASYRSGYIDQNSGTGNVFEGYNSTVNVDASVRYKLTDWIELSLEGINLTDEYRDRYTDLDANRNYEYLHFGRTFQVGARFKM is encoded by the coding sequence ATGATGCTGGCCATGCCCGCGTCGGCGCAGGATGTGGCACAGGGCGCGGCGCAGGCAAATAGTGACGAGGGCGTTGCCGACATCGTCGTGACCGGTTTCCGCCAGTCGTTGGGCGCCGCGATCAATCTGAAACGTCAATCGGTCGGTTCGGTCGATGCGATCGTGGCAGAGGATATTGCCAAATTCCCCGACCAGAATCTGGCCGAATCGCTCCAGCGTATTCCCGGCATCTCGATCCAGCGTGACGGCGGCGAAGGCCGGGCGATTACGGTGCGCGGCCTTGGCGCGCAATTCACCCGCGTTCGCGTGAACGGGCTGGAAACAGTTGCAACATCGACCGATGGCGCCAGCGCCAACCGCGACCGCGCGTTCGATTTCAATGTGTTCGCGTCCGAATTGTTCAGTTCGCTAGTCGTCCACAAGACCGCCGAAGCCTCGCTTGATGAAGGATCGCTCGGCGCGGTTGTGGACCTCAACACTGGCAACCCGTTGGCGGGCAAGGAAGGCTTTACCTTCGTCGGTTCAGCTACTGGTTCCTATAATGATCTGTCCAAGAAATGGGGGCCGCGCGGAGCGGCGTTGCTGTCGTGGAAGTCGCCCGATGGACAATGGGGTGTCGCATTGTCGGCAGCCTATTCAAAGCTCGATACGCTCCAGATGGGTAATAATACGGTGCGCTGGTCGCAGGCGCGCTTCGACAGCGTGGGCGGCACGCCCTGCTTTACCCAGAGCGCCACGAGCAGCACCGGCTTGGCCAATGCTGGCGGTGTCTACACCAATGGTCGCGTTGCAGCCTGCGACAAGGCTGCTCTGGCTTTCCACCCCCGCATCCCCCGCTATGGCGAAATCGCGCAGGAACGCGAGCGTCTGGGCATTACCGGCTCGATACAATGGTCGCCTTCGGATGCCACCAAAGTGTCGATCGACGGCCTCTTTTCCCGCTTCCGCGAAACCCGCGAGGAAAAGTGGGGCGAAGTGTTGCTGCGATCCAACGAACGGTCGATCGACGTCGTCAATCCGGTCTATGACAGCAACAACAACATGATTTCGGCGACGCTGAACGACGCCTGGGTCCGTACCGAACATTATCTGCGCAAGTCGCAGACCAAATTCTATCAGATCGGCGGCACCTGGGACCAGGATGTCAGCGACAGCTTCCGTTTCACGCTGCTGGGCGGCATGTCCAAATCGGATGCGTCCATCCCAGTTGAAACGACCCTGGTATTCGATGATCGTGATGCACAGGGCTATAGCTACGACTATAGCAATTCGCGCAACCCCGTGCTGAAATTCGGCACGAGCGTTACGGATCCGGCCAATTTTCAGCTGGCCGAAATCCGCGATCGTCCTTCCGCGACGGTCAATAAATTCCGCACGGCACAGTTGCGCACCGAATGGGACGTGGCCGAAGGCTTTACGATTAAGGCTGGCGCGGTCTATCGCCGCTTCGCTTTCGACACCGAAGGCTTTACCCGCGATACAGTGGTGTGCGGCAATGGTGGAGTTGACCGGGTGCTGGGCACGGTCAATTGCTCACCGAGCAGCGCCTTTGGCCCGAATGCCATTTACGGCCTGCCAGTGACGGCAGCGCTTTCGGAGCTGTTCACGCTCAAGGGTGCGGGTGCGCCAGCGGGTACGACGACGCAGTGGCTGGTCCCTAATCTCCAGACCGGCACCGACTACACGAAACTGTATCAGCGCACTGCGGCGGTCGATGCAGGCAATACGCGCGGCGTCGTTGAAAAAACCACCGGCGGCTATATCCAGTTCGATGCCAAGGGTGATGTATTTGGTCTGGAATATGCGGCCAATGCCGGTATCCGCTATGTCCGGACCGATCAAAGCTCCACGGGTCTGAATAATGGCGCATTGGTGGGCGTATTGCGGTCCTATGAGGACTGGTTGCCTGCTATGAACATTGCGCTGTTCCCCCATCGTGACATCGTTGTGCGGGCATCGGTCGCCGATGTGCTGACGCGGCCAAGCCTAGGCAACCTGACACCGGGCGGGTCGGTCGATGGGTTCAACTATCGGGTCAATTTCGGAAATCCCTTCCTCAACCCGTTCCGCGCGACCGCTTATGATCTGGCGCTGGAATGGTATTTCGCGCCGCAGTCGATCGCATCTGTCGCAGTGTTCAAGAAGGACGTGCAAAGCTTCCCGATTGGCCAGACCATCACCGGCACTTTTGCATCCACTGGCCTTCCCCTGTCGGTGATTCCACCCAGTTCGCCTGCCGCCATCCTGCCCGAACGCAGCGAAGGCTGGGCGATCAGCACGATCGTGAATGGAACGGGCGCCAGCCTGAAGGGTATTGAGTTGTCGGTGCAAGCACCCTTTACGTTCCTGCCCGGCTTCCTGTCCCGTTTCGGTGGGATCGTAAACGCGACGTTCGTGGACTCCAGCGCCAATTACACCGTGTCTGGTCCGGCAGTTGTGCCGGGCGGTGGCAACATCGCGGCAGTGCGCAATGCTACGCTGTTCGGCCTTTCGAAGCGCGCGTTCAACGGCACGATTTATTATGAGGATGAGAAGTTCAGCGCCCGTGCGTCAGCCAGTTATCGCAGTGGCTATATCGACCAAAACAGCGGCACCGGCAATGTGTTCGAAGGCTATAACAGCACGGTCAATGTCGATGCCTCGGTGCGCTACAAGCTGACCGACTGGATCGAATTGTCGCTGGAGGGCATCAACCTGACCGACGAATATCGCGATCGCTACACCGACCTCGATGCCAATCGCAATTATGAGTATCTGCATTTCGGCCGCACGTTCCAGGTGGGCGCGCGCTTCAAGATGTAA
- a CDS encoding polysaccharide lyase family 1 protein yields the protein MRWPPSLAGKPLLLLSALALLAPVSVQAAPARKTAPTASQIAFPGAVGWAATTPGGRGGRIIRVTTLAPDGPGSFKAALEAKGPRIIVFEVGGIIDMGRQTLKITEPFVTIAGQTAPSPGITLIKTGIDIATHDVVMRHIRVRTGVDGQAEMSGWEADSLSTVAAHHVVIDHCSFTWAIDENMSASGPRFTGNTPAEWRAGTSHAITFSYNLAAEGLADASHPKGEHSKGTLIHDNASEILIYRNVYAHNKERNPLLKGGAQVALVNNILYDPGERAVHYNLMALEWGDHPYQTGKLSAVGNVLRGGVSTAPAMPFLTLGGDGDLDYHGKDNIAVDQFGVALPMFGRYGETRAKVNDLPTPPVWWPGTQVLPVRDVETHVLGHAGARPWDRDADDLRVLFFVAEGRGEIIDDERQVGGYPKMAQTRAPFVEADWNLDIMEPKSGRYPGQKAQIAEHLSDRDKMMRQPGSAGEPAGEKK from the coding sequence ATGCGTTGGCCCCCATCCCTCGCCGGGAAACCCCTCCTGCTTCTGTCCGCGCTGGCGTTGCTGGCGCCCGTCAGCGTACAGGCCGCACCCGCCCGCAAAACTGCGCCTACAGCAAGCCAGATAGCCTTCCCCGGTGCAGTCGGCTGGGCCGCGACGACGCCGGGTGGCAGGGGTGGCCGCATCATCCGCGTCACGACACTCGCCCCCGATGGTCCCGGCAGTTTCAAGGCCGCGCTGGAGGCCAAAGGCCCGCGCATCATCGTGTTCGAAGTCGGCGGCATCATCGACATGGGCCGCCAGACCTTGAAAATCACGGAGCCGTTCGTGACGATCGCGGGACAAACCGCGCCTTCGCCCGGCATCACGCTGATCAAGACCGGCATCGACATCGCTACGCATGATGTGGTGATGCGCCACATCCGCGTGCGCACCGGCGTGGATGGCCAGGCAGAGATGAGTGGCTGGGAGGCCGATTCCTTGTCTACCGTCGCGGCGCATCATGTAGTGATCGACCATTGCAGCTTCACTTGGGCGATCGACGAGAATATGTCGGCATCAGGCCCGCGCTTCACCGGCAACACCCCTGCGGAATGGCGCGCTGGCACGAGCCACGCCATCACCTTTTCCTATAATCTTGCCGCAGAAGGGCTGGCCGATGCCAGCCATCCCAAGGGCGAGCATAGCAAAGGGACTCTCATTCACGACAATGCCAGCGAGATCCTGATCTACCGCAACGTCTATGCGCATAACAAGGAACGCAATCCGCTGCTCAAAGGCGGGGCGCAGGTCGCACTCGTCAACAATATCCTCTATGATCCGGGCGAGCGGGCCGTGCATTATAATCTGATGGCGCTGGAATGGGGGGATCATCCCTATCAGACCGGCAAGCTGTCCGCCGTGGGCAATGTGTTGCGTGGCGGCGTGTCGACTGCGCCGGCCATGCCGTTCCTGACGCTGGGTGGCGATGGCGACCTTGATTATCATGGCAAGGACAATATCGCGGTCGACCAGTTCGGCGTCGCCCTGCCGATGTTCGGTCGCTATGGCGAAACCCGTGCCAAGGTGAATGATCTGCCGACGCCGCCCGTCTGGTGGCCCGGAACGCAGGTGTTGCCGGTGCGGGACGTGGAAACTCATGTTCTGGGCCATGCAGGCGCGCGCCCGTGGGACCGCGATGCCGATGATCTGCGCGTCTTGTTCTTTGTGGCGGAGGGACGCGGGGAAATCATCGACGATGAACGGCAGGTCGGCGGCTATCCGAAAATGGCGCAGACCCGCGCACCCTTTGTCGAGGCGGACTGGAATCTCGACATCATGGAGCCGAAATCCGGCCGCTATCCGGGGCAGAAGGCCCAGATTGCCGAACATCTTTCGGATCGCGACAAGATGATGCGGCAGCCAGGGTCGGCGGGCGAACCGGCGGGAGAAAAGAAATGA
- a CDS encoding cupin domain-containing protein translates to MTLAALLLAATAPVTAPVAPPMAVIDEQSVQRDEPTPHGKIGLSTAYRISDAVPQPRTMEFRKRILHVGSAIGLHPIAHDEVYYVLSGTGEVTSDGKTQALTPGMAAYLYDGAVVGIRQTGKEPLALIISYPIKK, encoded by the coding sequence ATGACGCTTGCCGCGCTCCTTCTTGCAGCGACGGCGCCTGTGACGGCGCCGGTCGCCCCGCCAATGGCGGTCATCGACGAACAAAGCGTTCAGCGTGACGAACCCACGCCGCATGGCAAGATTGGCCTCAGCACCGCCTATCGCATCAGCGACGCCGTGCCGCAGCCGCGCACCATGGAATTTCGCAAGCGCATCCTGCATGTCGGGTCGGCGATCGGCCTGCACCCCATTGCCCATGACGAAGTCTATTATGTCCTGTCAGGCACTGGCGAAGTGACGTCGGACGGCAAGACGCAGGCGTTGACGCCCGGCATGGCTGCCTATCTTTATGACGGAGCAGTGGTCGGCATCCGGCAGACGGGCAAGGAACCGCTGGCGCTCATCATTTCCTACCCGATCAAGAAATAG
- a CDS encoding HU family DNA-binding protein has protein sequence MNNSDLADGVAAAHGISKADARKIVDGVFSAIAEAAAKGDEVSLNGFGKFKVKDTPAREGRNPATGATIQIAASKKLSFAPAKAVKDKLNG, from the coding sequence ATGAACAATAGCGATCTGGCCGATGGCGTCGCAGCGGCGCACGGCATTTCCAAGGCGGATGCCCGCAAGATTGTCGACGGCGTATTTTCCGCCATCGCCGAAGCAGCCGCCAAGGGTGACGAAGTGTCCCTGAACGGCTTTGGCAAGTTCAAGGTCAAGGACACTCCGGCGCGCGAAGGTCGCAACCCGGCCACCGGCGCGACGATTCAGATCGCAGCGTCGAAGAAGCTGTCCTTCGCGCCCGCCAAGGCGGTCAAGGACAAGCTGAACGGCTGA